The following proteins are co-located in the Brienomyrus brachyistius isolate T26 unplaced genomic scaffold, BBRACH_0.4 scaffold35, whole genome shotgun sequence genome:
- the calm3b gene encoding calmodulin 3b (phosphorylase kinase, delta), whose translation MADQLTEEQIAEFKEAFSLFDKDGDGTITTKELGTVMRSLGQNPTEAELQDMINEVDADGNGTIDFPEFLTMMARKMKDTDSEEEIREAFRVFDKDGNGYISAAELRHVMTNLGEKLTDEEVDEMIREADIDGDGQVNYEEFVQMMTAK comes from the exons gctGACCAGCTGACAGAGGAGCAGATTGCTG AGTTTAAGGAGGCCTTCTCGCTGTTCGACAAGGATGGGGATGGTACCATCACTACCAAAGAGCTGGGCACTGTGATGCGGTCCTTGGGGCAGAACCCCACAGAGGCTGAGCTGCAAGACATGATCAATGAGGTCGACGCGGACG GAAATGGCACCATCGATTTCCCGGAGTTCCTGACCATGATGGCGAGGAAGATGAAGGACACCGATAGTGAGGAGGAGATCAGGGAGGCATTCAGGGTCTTTGACAAA GATGGCAACGGCTACATCAGCGCTGCAGAGCTTCGTCACGTCATGACAAACCTGGGAGAGAAGCTGACGGATGAGGAGGTGGATGAAATGATCCGGGAGGCCGACATCGACGGAGACGGGCAGGTCAATTACGAAG AGTTTGTACAAATGATGACTGCAAAATAA